A single region of the Myxococcales bacterium genome encodes:
- the hslV gene encoding ATP-dependent protease subunit HslV codes for MIRSTTIVAVRRDKKAAMAGDGQVSHGQTVLKTTAKKVRLLSDGKVVAGFAGATADAFTLLDRFEAKFEQYRGSLSRASVELAKDWRTDKYLRRLEAMMIVMDKEMTLLLSGTGDVIEPDEGVIAIGSGGPYALSAARALMRHTEMDAKHVATEALRIASEICVYTNSEIVIEELEA; via the coding sequence GTGATACGCTCAACGACGATCGTCGCGGTGCGCCGTGACAAGAAGGCCGCTATGGCTGGCGATGGGCAAGTTTCTCACGGTCAGACCGTGCTAAAGACAACAGCCAAGAAGGTTCGCCTTCTCTCAGATGGCAAGGTCGTGGCCGGCTTCGCCGGTGCCACCGCTGATGCCTTCACCTTGCTCGATCGTTTTGAGGCGAAGTTCGAGCAGTATCGAGGCTCGCTCTCCCGGGCGTCAGTCGAGCTTGCCAAGGACTGGCGCACGGATAAGTATTTGCGCCGGTTGGAAGCGATGATGATCGTCATGGACAAAGAGATGACACTGCTTCTCAGTGGCACAGGTGACGTCATCGAGCCCGACGAAGGCGTGATCGCCATTGGTTCCGGTGGGCCATACGCCCTTTCTGCTGCGCGCGCCCTCATGCGGCATACCGAAATGGACGCCAAGCATGTCGCAACCGAGGCACTTCGCATCGCCTCGGAAATATGCGTCTACACCAACAGTGAGATCGTGATTGAGGAACTCGAAGCATGA
- a CDS encoding tyrosine recombinase XerC translates to MPSRSQATPWAEQLALYRHYLHSERRAASGTVRAYMAELHALGTFLSQEGMPQDASLLDTLMLRTYLASLYGHNAPRTLARKLATIRSFYRFLCRRGIVRHNPAAILRSPRLPASLPDFLSVEDALRLVTAPGDDTTPKVLRDRAILELFYGSGIRLAELTGITLNDVDAPNQRVRVCGKGNKERWVPMGAPCLSALERYLGVRPRLTHPKTHAQHAKALFLGERGTALGPRQVQYLLRRYGLLATSRGDLHPHTLRHTCATHLLDAGADLRGIQEFLGHASLATTQRYTHLSVDRLMEAYDKAHPTAHRAVDRGPEDT, encoded by the coding sequence CGGTGCGGGCGTATATGGCGGAACTTCACGCGCTCGGGACGTTTTTGTCTCAAGAGGGCATGCCGCAAGATGCCTCTCTGCTCGACACGCTCATGTTGCGGACATACCTGGCATCGCTCTATGGGCACAATGCGCCACGGACGTTGGCTCGCAAGCTCGCGACGATTCGCTCCTTTTACCGTTTTCTGTGCCGTCGCGGCATTGTACGGCACAACCCTGCGGCCATTCTTCGTAGCCCTAGACTGCCTGCATCACTTCCCGACTTTCTCAGTGTGGAAGATGCCTTGAGGCTCGTCACGGCGCCGGGCGATGACACGACACCCAAAGTGCTTCGCGATCGCGCTATCCTGGAGCTCTTTTATGGCAGCGGTATTCGCTTGGCGGAGTTAACAGGCATCACGCTCAACGATGTCGATGCACCTAATCAGCGTGTGCGGGTGTGCGGCAAAGGCAACAAAGAACGATGGGTGCCCATGGGCGCACCGTGCCTGAGCGCTCTTGAACGTTATCTTGGGGTACGCCCAAGGCTGACACACCCCAAGACGCATGCGCAGCATGCCAAGGCGCTGTTTTTAGGAGAGCGGGGAACCGCGCTCGGGCCTCGGCAGGTCCAGTATCTTTTGCGTCGCTACGGGCTTCTCGCCACGAGTCGAGGGGACTTGCATCCCCACACGCTGAGGCACACATGCGCTACGCACTTGCTTGATGCCGGTGCCGATCTGCGCGGAATCCAAGAATTCCTGGGTCATGCCAGTTTAGCCACGACGCAGCGCTATACGCATCTGAGTGTCGATCGACTGATGGAGGCATACGATAAAGCTCACCCAACGGCGCATCGGGCCGTTGACAGGGGGCCAGAGGATACTTAG